ACCCTAATTTTTAAGGTTGATATTTTCTCACTGCACACGCGGATGCAGCGCGAGCGTTGCAAAAATGCCAGCGCTCAGGACCGCAATTGCTAAGGATGTATGAAGCCGCAACGCTGCGGCGCAGATTTTGTTAACGCGCGTGCTGCGGCAGTTTTGGCAGGAACACGGCAAGCAGGCCGATCGCCGGCAGGTACGCGCAGACCTGATAGACGAACGCGATCGAGGTGTGGTCGGCGAGCTTGCCGAGCACGGCGGCGCCGAGGCCGCCGATGCCGAAGGCGACGCCGAAGAACACGCCGGAGATCATGCCGAAGCGGTGCGGCACCAGCTCCTGCGCGAACACGATGATCGACGACGTCGTCGAGGAGATGATGAGGCCGATGATCACTGACAGCACCGCGCTGGTGTAGAGCCCGGCATAGGGCAGCGCCAGCGTGAACGGCAACGCGCCGAGGATCGAGATCCAGATCACGATCTTGCGGCCGAAGCGATCGCCCAGCGGACCGCCGAAGAAGGCGCCGACCGCATTCGCTGCGAGGAAGATGAAGAGATAGATCTGGGCGGCCTGCGTCGACACGCCGAAACGATCGATCAGGTAGAAGATGTAGTAGCTCGACAGGCTTGAGACATAGAGCTGCTTCGAGAACAGCAGCGCCACCAGCACGAGCAGTGCCACCGCGACGCGGCGCGAGCTCGGGCCGCCTGGCTGGGTGTGGGCCGGCGCAGCTTTCTTCGCCGTGATCTGCGGCGCGTACCAGCGGCCGATGCGCCAGAGAA
The genomic region above belongs to Bradyrhizobium arachidis and contains:
- a CDS encoding MFS transporter — translated: MNKPVVVSKETLTEPVVVSDVAPAVAKAAGPAYVVLAGISFSHFLNDTMQSLIASVYPILKDTYALDFAQIGMITLAFQFTASLLQPVVGHYTDKKAQPYSLAIGMASTFFGLLLLSAAHQYLVILVAAALVGLGSAVFHPESARIARLASGGRYGFAQSVFQLGGSFGTSMGPVLAALIVVPFGQGSIAWFSSIAFLAIVILWRIGRWYAPQITAKKAAPAHTQPGGPSSRRVAVALLVLVALLFSKQLYVSSLSSYYIFYLIDRFGVSTQAAQIYLFIFLAANAVGAFFGGPLGDRFGRKIVIWISILGALPFTLALPYAGLYTSAVLSVIIGLIISSTTSSIIVFAQELVPHRFGMISGVFFGVAFGIGGLGAAVLGKLADHTSIAFVYQVCAYLPAIGLLAVFLPKLPQHAR